Proteins found in one Danaus plexippus chromosome 3 unlocalized genomic scaffold, MEX_DaPlex mxdp_25, whole genome shotgun sequence genomic segment:
- the LOC116770077 gene encoding gustatory receptor for sugar taste 64a-like: MRNNNKRKIPMRISSKTDGFVSVMEAIFNKAKWFGIPTYGGNLAVFWTIVMLATLSIIEVAAVWKLARLLTKSAGRNVSATLSGSIFYGNALLSLMISWKFVKSWKSSTSYWIRIESRASFLLPNSSIRRKVNFVSLFVAISATVEHILSMISATGADCPPEDYFERYILTSHGFLIHDYEYSLWLAIPIFIMSKSATILWNFQDLIIILMSMGLSSRYHRLNNFVKEVVESENEVLAVKKLATGFHLRVDVWRRIRQAFVQQSALVRKVDTELGALILLSNLNNLYFICLQLFLGIRSIEGTLINRIYYFYSLGWLLLRASSVVLAAAEINLHSQKALPFLSSFPTYAYNIEIKRLISQLNNDQISLNGMGFFALKRQKLLEVAAAIIKYELILIQYDKY, translated from the exons ATGaggaataacaataaaagaaaaattccaATGAGGATCAGTTCAAAAACGGAT GGTTTCGTGTCCGTCATGGAggctatatttaataaggcGAAATGGTTTGGTATTCCAACATACGGAGGTAATTTGGCAGTTTTCTGGACAATAGTCATGCTTGCAACGCTGTCTATAATAGAAGTTGCAGCTGTATGGAAATTGGCTCGACTTCTGACAAAATCTGCTGGTC GTAATGTGTCAGCAACACTCTCTGGATCCATTTTTTATGGAAATGCTCTGCTTTCATTGATGATTTCTTGGAAGTTTGTTAAATCATGGAAATCATCAACAAGCTACTGGATACGAATAGAATCAAGGGCTAGTTTTCTTTTACCGAATAGTTCTATTAgaagaaaagtaaattttgttagtCTTTTTGTAGCTATCTCAGCAACTG TGGAGCACATTCTAAGCATGATATCAGCTACAGGCGCAGATTGCCCTCCTGAAGATTATTTCGAGCGGTATATATTAACATCGCATGGATTTTTAATACATGATT ACGAATATTCTTTGTGGCTGGCTataccaatatttattatgagtaAATCTGCAACCATACTTTGGAACTTCCAAGACCTTATCATAATCCTTATGAGCATGGGTCTGTCATCTCGTTATCACAGACTCAACAATTTTGTCAAAGAAGTTGTAGAATCCGAGAACGAGGTCTTGGCTGTGAAAAAA TTGGCCACAGGTTTTCACCTTCGAGTAGACGTGTGGCGACGTATCAGACAAGCTTTCGTTCAGCAATCAGCGCTTGTACGTAAAGTTGATACAGAGCTCGGAGCGCTCATACTGTTGTCCAACCTGAATAATCTGTATTTCATATGTTTGCAGCTGTTTTTGGGTATAAG atCTATAGAGGGCACATTAATAAACaggatttattacttttactcATTGGGTTGGTTGCTTTTGAGAGCTAGTAGCGTTGTGTTGGCAGCTGCCGAAATCAACCTCCACTCGCAAAAGGCATTGCCGTTCCTTTCTTCATTTCCTACCTATGCTTATAACATCGAG aTAAAAAGACTTATATCCCAGTTGAATAACGATCAAATATCTCTTAATGGTATGGGATTTTTTGCTCTGAAACGACAGAAGCTTTTAGAG GTGGCTGCTgcgattataaaatatgaactcatcttaatacaatatgacaaatattaa
- the LOC133320031 gene encoding gustatory receptor for sugar taste 64a-like, producing the protein MVFPNLDHCGPSSDSVKLVVIYSVCFTKEQGFLAAYSLFYAIGGNRADGLPDGGSTVAYGHRQRRFGVGLPPSIREEGEEKVGKGKKREGGFVSVMEAIFNKAKWFGIPTYGGNLAVFWTIVMLATLSIIEVAAVWKLARLLTKSAGRNVSATLSGSIFYGNALLSLMISWKFVKSWKSSTSYWIRIESRASFLLPNSSIRRKVNFVSLFVAISATVEHILSMISATGADCPPEDYFERYILTSHGFLIHDYEYSLWLAIPIFIMSKSATILWNFQDLIIILMSMGLSSRYHRLNNFVKEVVESENEVLAVKKLATGFHLRVDVWRRIRQAFVQQSALVRKVDTELGALILLSNLNNLYFICLQLFLGIRSIEGTLINRIYYFYSLGWLLLRASSVVLAAAEINLHSQKALPFLSSFPTYAYNIEIKRLISQLNNDQISLNGMGFFALKRQKLLEVCSFLL; encoded by the exons ATGGTATTCCCGAATTTGGACCATTGCGGCCCTTCCTCTGATTCTGTCAAATTAGTTGTCATTTATTCAGTTTGTTTTACCAAAGAACAAG gtTTCCTTGCTGCCTACAGTCTTTTTTATGCTATAGGgggcaaccgagcagacggcctacctgatggaggtagtaccgtcgcctACGGACATCGACAGCGTAGATTTGGGGTTGGGTTGCCACCCTCGATTAGGGAAGAGGGGGAGGAAAAAGTGGGAAAGGGAAAGAAAAGGGAAGGG GGTTTCGTGTCCGTCATGGAggctatatttaataaggcGAAATGGTTTGGTATTCCAACATACGGAGGTAATTTGGCAGTTTTCTGGACAATAGTCATGCTTGCAACGCTGTCTATAATAGAAGTTGCAGCTGTATGGAAATTGGCCCGACTTCTGACAAAATCTGCTGGTC GTAATGTGTCAGCAACACTCTCTGGATCCATTTTTTATGGAAATGCTCTGCTTTCATTGATGATTTCTTGGAAGTTTGTTAAATCATGGAAATCATCAACAAGCTACTGGATACGAATAGAATCAAGGGCTAGTTTTCTTTTACCGAATAGTTCTATTAgaagaaaagtaaattttgttagtCTTTTTGTAGCTATCTCAGCAACTG TGGAGCACATTCTAAGCATGATATCAGCTACAGGCGCAGATTGCCCTCCTGAAGATTATTTCGAGCGGTATATATTAACATCGCACGGATTTTTAATACATGATT aCGAATATTCTTTGTGGCTGGCTataccaatatttattatgagtaAATCTGCAACCATACTTTGGAACTTCCAAGACCTTATCATAATCCTTATGAGCATGGGTCTGTCGTCTCGTTATCACAGACTCAACAATTTTGTCAAAGAAGTTGTAGAATCCGAGAACGAGGTCTTGGCTGTGAAAAAA TTGGCCACAGGTTTTCACCTTCGAGTAGACGTGTGGCGACGTATCAGACAAGCTTTCGTTCAGCAATCAGCGCTTGTACGTAAAGTTGATACAGAGCTCGGAGCGCTTATACTGTTGTCCAACTTGAATAATCTGTATTTCATATGTTTGCAGCTGTTTTTGGGTATAAG atCTATAGAGGGCACATTAATAAACaggatttattacttttactcATTGGGTTGGTTGCTTTTGAGAGCTAGTAGCGTTGTGTTGGCAGCTGCCGAAATCAACCTCCACTCGCAAAAGGCATTGCCGTTCCTTTCTTCATTTCCTACCTATGCTTATAACATCGAG aTAAAAAGACTTATATCCCAGTTGAATAACGATCAAATATCTCTTAATGGTATGGGATTTTTTGCTCTGAAACGACAGAAGCTTTTAGAGGTTTGTTCatttttgttatga
- the LOC116767949 gene encoding gustatory receptor for sugar taste 64f-like — protein sequence FQAIDLISSISYSFIQIFVICVSLYLSSILQQFNRKIHSLDCKYVATSYWLKLRQDYNQVSRLVRSFDDVINGIVFVSFACNLYLVCLQVYFLLRSDITIRQGFHACPENTSSGFLNGYERIISNVYFVYSSTYYIVRTFVVSFTAAKVHTASMEIAPVLYNVPPPTYCIEVQRFIEQIHGSTIALSGLNFFYCTKEVILSMISTVITYELVLLQFN from the exons tttcaggCGATCGATTTAATATCATCTATCAGTTATtctttcattcaaatatttgttatttgtgtAAGTTTATACTTGAGTTCAATATTACAGcagtttaatagaaaaatacattCTTTAGATTGTaaa taTGTAGCCACGTCGTACTGGCTTAAACTACGACAAGATTACAACCAAGTCTCACGTCTTGTTCGTTCCTTTGATGACGTTATAAACGGAATTGTATTTGTTTCGTTCGCCTGCAATCTATATCTCGTGTGCCTTCAAGTATATTTTCTGTTACG AAGTGACATTACCATACGACAAGGTTTTCATGCTTGTCCCGAAAATACATCCAGTGg ATTTCTTAACGGCTACGAAAGAATAATTTCCAACGTGTACTTCGTCTATTCCTCTACGTATTACATAGTAAGGACCTTTGTTGTCTCTTTTACCGCTGCGAAAGTTCATACCGCGTCTATGGAGATAGCACCTGTCCTTTACAATGTGCCACCACCGACATATTGTATAGAG gtACAAAGATTTATCGAGCAAATTCATGGAAGCACCATTGCTCTCAGTGGATTAAATTTCTTCTATTGTACTAAAGAAGTAATTTTGTCT ATGATAAGCACAGTGATAACCTACGAACTTGTTTTGCTTCAATTTAACTAA